In the genome of Eggerthella sp. YY7918, one region contains:
- a CDS encoding biotin transporter BioY yields MEKAKTVKTAGISRTRSIAFVGLTIALMAVSAWVSIPLGPVPFTLQTFVVVFAFLVLTPRECVAALAGYLALGAIGVPVFSSMRGGIGVLAGPTGGFLWGFLLGAAAAIVLRFAFAKLADRGTAHTANAARAVRVRHMAIDLAAGFLFLAVSYICGWAQLMAVAAMSPLAAFATGIAPFILIDAAKLVAAVICAQAVNRALPKR; encoded by the coding sequence ATGGAGAAAGCTAAGACGGTTAAGACCGCTGGAATATCGCGCACGCGTTCAATCGCGTTCGTAGGACTGACGATAGCGCTTATGGCGGTATCGGCCTGGGTTTCTATACCGCTCGGCCCGGTGCCGTTTACGCTGCAGACCTTTGTTGTGGTGTTTGCGTTTCTTGTGCTGACACCGCGCGAATGTGTGGCGGCTTTGGCGGGGTATTTGGCGTTGGGTGCAATCGGCGTACCGGTATTTTCGTCGATGCGCGGAGGTATCGGTGTTCTTGCCGGGCCGACCGGTGGCTTCTTGTGGGGCTTTTTGCTGGGTGCCGCTGCCGCCATCGTGCTGCGTTTTGCGTTTGCGAAACTGGCAGATCGGGGAACCGCTCACACGGCGAACGCCGCCCGCGCTGTCCGCGTGCGCCACATGGCGATTGATCTCGCTGCAGGCTTTCTCTTCCTAGCCGTTTCCTATATATGCGGGTGGGCCCAGCTCATGGCCGTTGCGGCGATGAGCCCCCTTGCGGCTTTCGCGACGGGCATTGCGCCCTTCATCCTCATCGATGCCGCGAAACTGGTCGCCGCCGTCATCTGCGCCCAAGCCGTAAACCGCGCCCTTCCCAAGCGCTAA
- a CDS encoding response regulator transcription factor, producing MPMMRAELTNRPFLSVLKDVAKILRDDPLLFLGFGMFWIWVWYVFQSPAIGALNEDSFPFGILPWVLPLSSYAAGFFVLGAIFYFKRIIPKSRVYKTSIPCLMTVGLVLCSLFPGLSLAAFSLESVMYACGSIMMGLSSAFLHVEWGRLSGTLGPRRTIVHGACGTVFASMVIVVIANLPLLVCAAILIAFSWIGSMVVFGATEKRKGIYTQGSHAELRISAKFIMTAFTQGCSLGVLQIIMFKSHTQVDSIMISAVGFSLGAILIAATALVYKMDFNRLLYHVGFPLMALGCLLVALLAPYVVAGGFVHAVGYRFVDILIWALMAYVMKYKDMPANWVSSITTSWLILGQFVGTFGGWMAVTLFGLPQGMVVPSMVIVFVLMLCALIATSTHNLRTGWGMISPGENETELSRFDKHCLMIAKEYLLTTREAEVFSYIAQGFPRKYICEKLVVADGTVKAHTRSVYQKLGIHSRQDAMKLVEAHMADFALEEDEEQPDKPLPVI from the coding sequence ATGCCAATGATGCGAGCGGAGCTGACAAATCGTCCCTTTTTGTCAGTTTTGAAAGACGTAGCAAAAATTCTCCGAGACGACCCGCTTCTTTTCCTTGGCTTTGGCATGTTCTGGATATGGGTCTGGTACGTATTCCAAAGCCCCGCGATTGGTGCCCTTAACGAGGACTCGTTTCCGTTCGGCATTTTACCGTGGGTATTGCCGCTTTCGTCCTACGCCGCGGGCTTTTTCGTACTGGGAGCAATCTTCTATTTCAAACGCATCATTCCGAAAAGCCGCGTGTATAAAACAAGCATACCGTGCCTGATGACCGTAGGTCTGGTGTTGTGCTCCCTCTTTCCGGGACTGTCCCTTGCCGCCTTCTCGCTCGAATCGGTGATGTATGCGTGCGGGTCCATCATGATGGGGCTGTCCAGCGCTTTTCTTCATGTGGAATGGGGGCGCCTGTCCGGCACGCTCGGCCCGCGTCGAACAATCGTCCACGGAGCATGCGGGACCGTGTTTGCCAGCATGGTGATCGTCGTTATTGCGAATTTGCCCCTGCTGGTCTGCGCCGCTATTCTCATTGCCTTTTCTTGGATAGGCTCGATGGTCGTATTCGGCGCAACCGAGAAGCGCAAGGGAATATACACCCAAGGGTCCCACGCTGAACTGCGCATTTCGGCGAAGTTTATCATGACGGCGTTTACGCAGGGATGCTCCCTTGGTGTGCTGCAAATCATCATGTTCAAAAGCCACACCCAGGTTGATAGCATCATGATATCGGCCGTGGGGTTCTCGCTCGGTGCCATTCTCATAGCGGCAACGGCCTTGGTGTACAAAATGGACTTCAATCGATTGCTGTATCACGTCGGCTTTCCGCTTATGGCGCTGGGATGTTTGCTTGTGGCGCTGCTTGCACCGTATGTTGTGGCGGGTGGATTTGTCCATGCGGTCGGATATCGTTTTGTCGACATCCTTATCTGGGCGCTTATGGCCTACGTCATGAAATATAAAGACATGCCTGCCAACTGGGTTTCTTCGATCACCACCTCGTGGCTTATTTTGGGTCAGTTTGTAGGAACGTTTGGCGGTTGGATGGCAGTCACGCTTTTTGGGCTGCCTCAAGGCATGGTCGTGCCCAGCATGGTAATCGTGTTCGTCCTTATGTTGTGCGCGCTTATTGCAACAAGTACGCACAATCTCAGGACGGGGTGGGGAATGATATCTCCGGGAGAGAACGAAACGGAACTCAGCCGCTTTGATAAGCACTGTCTGATGATTGCCAAAGAGTATCTGCTAACAACGCGTGAAGCCGAAGTGTTTTCGTATATTGCGCAGGGATTTCCCCGCAAGTACATTTGCGAAAAGCTTGTTGTAGCCGACGGAACCGTGAAGGCGCACACGCGAAGTGTCTATCAAAAGCTCGGCATCCATTCGCGCCAAGATGCCATGAAACTGGTAGAGGCTCACATGGCCGACTTCGCGTTAGAGGAAGACGAAGAACAGCCCGACAAGCCCCTACCTGTTATTTGA
- a CDS encoding VanW family protein: protein MKHRATARHRGQPANPVGWGAVAAGACSVLVAAVMAFGNPALWATAQQVSAQRYAPGIDVDDYDFIDQAAGDYIETSQLACLGSYKAISQVDDEARATNIALAASALDGFEIKPGETLSVNEVLGDTMLDDRYLEAPVVYGVSMQRERGGGVCQVSTALYIASLESGMDVVERHPHTIVVDYAPLGLDATLSYGQKDLCIKNPTDASVFVHAEALGQTVEVKLFGADVRNDVELDATSRVVERLEEPAKDVYDDPAAEGFDPEDVVTRYRTEAQLVTYREGIKESSELLSEDIYLVVIPSAEEAAHQAA, encoded by the coding sequence ATGAAGCACCGAGCGACAGCCCGTCATCGTGGACAACCGGCGAATCCGGTCGGCTGGGGGGCGGTTGCGGCAGGAGCCTGTAGTGTGCTGGTGGCCGCGGTGATGGCGTTTGGCAATCCCGCGCTCTGGGCAACGGCGCAGCAGGTTTCGGCACAGCGCTATGCGCCGGGCATCGACGTTGACGATTACGACTTCATCGATCAGGCGGCCGGGGATTACATCGAAACCTCTCAGCTTGCCTGTCTTGGATCCTACAAGGCTATATCCCAGGTAGACGACGAAGCGCGCGCGACAAACATCGCTCTTGCGGCCAGCGCGCTTGATGGTTTTGAAATCAAGCCGGGCGAAACGCTTTCCGTCAACGAGGTGCTGGGCGACACGATGCTCGATGATCGCTACCTTGAAGCTCCCGTTGTTTACGGAGTTTCGATGCAGCGCGAGCGCGGAGGCGGCGTGTGCCAAGTGTCGACGGCGCTCTACATCGCCTCCCTCGAATCGGGTATGGACGTGGTTGAGCGTCATCCCCACACTATCGTTGTGGACTACGCGCCTCTCGGGCTTGATGCGACGCTGTCGTACGGTCAGAAGGATTTGTGTATCAAGAATCCCACCGATGCCAGCGTGTTCGTGCACGCCGAGGCGCTGGGGCAAACCGTCGAAGTCAAGCTGTTCGGCGCCGACGTTCGCAACGACGTGGAGCTGGATGCCACTTCCCGCGTGGTTGAGCGTTTGGAGGAACCGGCAAAGGACGTATACGACGATCCTGCCGCAGAAGGGTTTGATCCCGAAGACGTGGTAACACGCTATCGAACAGAGGCACAACTGGTCACGTATCGTGAGGGCATAAAGGAGTCAAGCGAGCTTTTGAGCGAAGACATCTACCTGGTGGTGATTCCCTCTGCGGAGGAGGCTGCGCATCAGGCGGCGTAG
- a CDS encoding 3-oxoacyl-ACP synthase III family protein encodes MGSTIIGCGKSLPALEVENDELKALVDTNDEWITTRTGIKSRRIAVDETNADLGEEAARQALGWTEGGYAERRIEAGEIDLVICATVTPDVVVPSAAGLLRRRLGLDNAIAFDVNAACSGFIYGLTVAETMIAASASNVAGAAGRNPIKRALVVGAERLTRLTNWSDRNTCVLFGDGAGAAVLEWNEERAGILSSFIVNEDDITNALTCANAFDAPQPFDKDGISLEAAAAGDPALPRTDEEIGTHALVEAGRPRQVLYMDGPKVFKFAAEAMTTAVRQAVERAGITLDDVACIVPHQANERIIKYAAKKLGRPMDFFQLSIAHTGNSSAASVPMALADAYEQGRIQRGDKVIVVAFGGGFTSGAVVFEA; translated from the coding sequence ATGGGCAGCACGATCATCGGATGTGGAAAGTCTCTTCCTGCTTTGGAAGTGGAAAACGACGAGCTGAAAGCGCTGGTCGACACGAACGACGAGTGGATTACCACCCGCACCGGCATCAAAAGCCGACGCATTGCGGTCGATGAAACGAATGCCGATCTGGGAGAAGAAGCCGCACGTCAGGCCCTGGGATGGACCGAGGGCGGGTACGCTGAACGGCGTATCGAAGCCGGCGAGATTGACCTCGTAATCTGCGCAACCGTCACGCCCGATGTGGTGGTTCCCTCGGCAGCCGGCTTGCTGCGCCGCCGCTTGGGACTTGATAACGCTATCGCGTTTGACGTCAATGCCGCCTGCTCGGGCTTCATCTACGGACTCACGGTTGCCGAAACTATGATAGCGGCTTCCGCCTCAAACGTTGCGGGCGCCGCGGGGCGCAACCCCATCAAGCGTGCGCTCGTTGTGGGGGCCGAGCGCCTTACCCGCCTTACCAACTGGAGCGACCGCAACACCTGCGTGCTGTTCGGCGACGGCGCCGGCGCTGCCGTGCTGGAGTGGAACGAAGAACGCGCGGGCATTCTGAGCAGTTTCATCGTCAACGAGGACGACATCACCAATGCCCTTACCTGCGCGAACGCCTTTGATGCCCCGCAGCCTTTCGACAAAGACGGCATTTCCCTTGAAGCCGCCGCGGCAGGAGACCCCGCCCTTCCGCGCACCGATGAGGAAATTGGCACGCACGCGCTTGTGGAGGCGGGCCGCCCCCGTCAGGTGCTGTATATGGATGGGCCTAAGGTGTTCAAGTTCGCGGCTGAAGCCATGACCACTGCGGTACGTCAGGCGGTCGAGCGAGCCGGCATCACGCTTGACGATGTTGCATGCATCGTGCCCCATCAGGCCAACGAACGCATCATCAAGTACGCCGCCAAAAAGCTTGGACGCCCTATGGACTTCTTCCAGCTTTCCATCGCCCACACGGGCAATTCGTCTGCCGCAAGCGTGCCGATGGCGCTGGCCGACGCCTACGAGCAGGGCCGCATCCAGCGCGGCGACAAGGTGATAGTCGTGGCCTTCGGCGGCGGCTTCACCTCTGGCGCCGTCGTGTTCGAGGCGTAA
- a CDS encoding MATE family efflux transporter, which translates to MASEATNSSSNTTSENTTLADREADRPGAPAVGGPGAGKPGRQDKVTRMGTASIPRLIVEFAVPSILGMLVNGAYNVIDSIFLGQAMGEIGLATATVAMPIMTVFMAISMLVGNGGNALAALRMGEGNRDEADRSLGNTVTLSIILAVIVAVVAHIPACIDGLLGVSGATPEDWDYARSFIQIISLGFIFQCIGMGVNNFIRTAGAPNRALGTMIVGAVACTIFNFLFVMVLGWGVQGSALATVFGQAISCGCVLWYFIVTKNVPLKLHWHSMPLHARTVGLILSLGLASFAVQAGMAVVNFVLNNLLNMYGTASPIGAEGALASIGVVQRVAMFSVLPLIGVSIAIQPLLGFNYGAHLFMRVKKTLLYGIVGATGIAVLLWGLVHLFPTQIVGFFGIVDDELRDFTVFALKVQLFMLPFVGFQIVGSNYFQATGQPAKSIFLSLTRQILFLIPLYIGLPMVLPGWFPGYTGLDALYFAVPVADFLAIFTTVVFILIELRRLKKLERGEIVAKF; encoded by the coding sequence ATGGCATCAGAGGCAACGAATTCTTCTTCCAACACCACTTCAGAAAATACCACCCTTGCCGACAGAGAGGCGGACCGCCCCGGCGCTCCCGCGGTCGGCGGCCCCGGCGCAGGAAAGCCTGGTCGTCAGGATAAAGTTACGCGCATGGGCACGGCGTCCATTCCGCGGCTTATCGTGGAGTTTGCCGTTCCGTCCATCTTGGGCATGCTGGTCAACGGTGCATACAACGTCATCGACTCCATCTTCTTGGGTCAGGCCATGGGTGAAATTGGCCTGGCGACCGCGACGGTGGCCATGCCCATCATGACCGTGTTTATGGCCATCTCTATGCTTGTGGGCAACGGCGGCAACGCACTTGCCGCACTGCGCATGGGCGAAGGCAATCGCGACGAGGCGGATCGCAGCCTCGGCAACACCGTCACGCTTTCCATCATTTTGGCGGTCATCGTCGCAGTGGTCGCCCATATTCCCGCCTGCATCGATGGGCTTTTGGGCGTATCGGGAGCCACGCCGGAAGATTGGGATTACGCGCGTTCGTTCATTCAGATCATTTCGCTCGGCTTCATCTTCCAGTGCATCGGCATGGGCGTGAACAACTTCATCCGTACCGCCGGCGCTCCCAACCGCGCGCTCGGCACGATGATCGTGGGCGCGGTGGCCTGCACCATCTTCAACTTCCTGTTCGTTATGGTGCTTGGTTGGGGCGTGCAGGGCAGCGCACTGGCGACCGTGTTCGGTCAGGCTATCTCGTGCGGCTGCGTACTGTGGTACTTCATCGTCACGAAGAACGTCCCTCTGAAATTGCACTGGCATTCGATGCCGCTGCATGCGCGCACGGTGGGCCTTATCCTGTCGCTTGGTCTGGCAAGTTTTGCGGTTCAAGCCGGTATGGCCGTGGTCAACTTCGTGCTGAACAACTTGCTCAATATGTATGGCACGGCCAGCCCGATCGGGGCCGAGGGTGCGCTTGCGTCCATCGGTGTCGTGCAGCGCGTCGCCATGTTTTCGGTGCTGCCGCTTATCGGCGTGTCCATTGCCATCCAGCCCTTGCTCGGGTTTAACTACGGGGCGCACCTGTTCATGCGTGTGAAGAAGACGCTGCTGTATGGCATTGTGGGGGCGACGGGCATCGCGGTGCTCTTGTGGGGGCTCGTGCATCTGTTCCCCACGCAAATCGTGGGCTTCTTCGGTATCGTCGATGACGAGCTGCGCGACTTCACCGTATTCGCCTTGAAGGTGCAGCTGTTCATGCTGCCGTTCGTGGGATTCCAAATTGTGGGATCGAACTACTTCCAGGCTACAGGACAGCCGGCGAAGTCCATTTTCCTGTCGCTCACACGGCAGATACTGTTCCTCATTCCGCTCTACATCGGCCTGCCGATGGTGCTGCCCGGCTGGTTCCCCGGCTATACCGGCCTTGACGCGCTGTACTTCGCTGTGCCGGTTGCTGACTTCTTGGCGATATTCACCACGGTAGTGTTTATTCTGATAGAGTTGCGCCGTTTGAAAAAGCTCGAACGCGGCGAAATCGTCGCCAAGTTCTAA
- a CDS encoding FAD-dependent oxidoreductase → MGNVSRRTFLTTAGIAGLGIAGMGIAGCSPSSSTDSTSKGNAPAEESGKTWSWQTPPEEIPESEIAETVETEVLIVGAGMSGLCTGLRARECGADVIILEKMEKVLGRGGSIFAMNSRFLKEKGYSIDIGQTYKKMMGYHSYRIDEAKWMLHANKSGEAMDWLEDKMIHASSVGGNDLFPIMEQWYIDPENVNGEYPGTHEFLGGPNGKSPRDNPQQDVVDNLAAYCADAGVDIRYETEAIYLVKDDSGRVVGVVAKTGKDYTKFIGKNGVVLSTGDFGTNEEMISCYCPWAADAGPGGVFDGYGHQMAMWAGAAWQKNGSSAPMIFCFQWINITNQVRAFQGLLVNELGKRYTNEDNVLSHGSLAMMQQPNHRSFAIWDTAYATDADWGVQYVDGPPVFATPEDCLAHWDSLVTSGTIDQNGSGSMSLNMFKCDTLEELIDSLGLPKEETLQEIERYNSFCETGVDEDWHKRSNLLFPIKQGPFYGAMCTPWQLTMTGGIRCNVDMQVLNEQDEVIPGLYCTGIMVGDMYTNCYSTHFPGHNLGCTCLTFGYLTGERLAKGPE, encoded by the coding sequence ATGGGAAACGTATCGAGAAGGACTTTTTTGACAACGGCAGGTATCGCCGGGCTGGGTATCGCGGGCATGGGAATAGCCGGATGTTCGCCCAGCAGTTCGACAGACAGCACCTCCAAGGGAAACGCACCCGCAGAAGAAAGCGGGAAAACGTGGTCTTGGCAAACGCCGCCTGAAGAGATTCCCGAGAGTGAGATTGCAGAAACCGTGGAAACCGAGGTGCTTATTGTCGGCGCCGGAATGAGCGGCCTGTGCACGGGCCTTCGTGCACGCGAGTGCGGCGCGGATGTCATCATTCTTGAGAAGATGGAAAAGGTGCTTGGCCGTGGCGGCTCTATCTTTGCCATGAACAGCCGTTTCCTTAAAGAAAAGGGTTACAGCATCGACATCGGCCAAACGTATAAGAAGATGATGGGCTATCACTCCTATCGCATCGATGAAGCCAAATGGATGCTGCACGCCAACAAGAGCGGCGAAGCCATGGACTGGCTTGAGGACAAGATGATCCATGCGAGCAGCGTCGGCGGAAATGATCTGTTCCCCATCATGGAGCAATGGTACATCGATCCCGAAAACGTTAACGGCGAATATCCGGGAACGCATGAGTTTTTGGGTGGCCCCAACGGCAAGAGTCCGCGCGACAATCCTCAGCAGGATGTCGTCGACAACCTTGCCGCCTACTGCGCCGATGCCGGCGTTGATATTCGGTATGAGACCGAGGCGATCTATCTGGTCAAAGACGATTCCGGTCGCGTTGTGGGCGTTGTGGCTAAAACCGGCAAAGACTACACGAAGTTCATTGGCAAAAACGGTGTTGTGCTGTCCACAGGTGATTTCGGGACAAACGAGGAAATGATTTCCTGCTATTGTCCGTGGGCTGCCGACGCGGGTCCCGGAGGAGTGTTTGACGGGTACGGCCATCAAATGGCCATGTGGGCTGGAGCCGCCTGGCAAAAGAACGGATCCTCCGCCCCTATGATCTTCTGCTTCCAGTGGATCAACATCACCAATCAAGTGCGTGCTTTCCAGGGCTTGCTCGTTAATGAGCTGGGCAAACGCTACACCAACGAGGACAACGTGCTGTCCCACGGCTCGTTGGCTATGATGCAGCAGCCCAACCACCGCAGCTTTGCCATATGGGATACCGCTTACGCAACCGATGCAGACTGGGGCGTGCAATATGTGGACGGACCTCCCGTATTTGCCACGCCGGAGGACTGCCTTGCCCATTGGGATTCGCTCGTGACTTCGGGCACCATCGACCAAAACGGCTCGGGCTCCATGAGTTTGAACATGTTCAAGTGCGACACGCTCGAAGAGCTTATCGACTCGCTGGGACTGCCGAAAGAAGAAACGCTGCAAGAGATCGAACGCTACAACAGTTTCTGCGAAACCGGTGTCGACGAAGACTGGCACAAGCGTTCAAACCTTTTGTTCCCCATCAAGCAGGGGCCCTTCTATGGTGCGATGTGCACGCCTTGGCAGCTGACGATGACCGGCGGCATCCGCTGCAATGTCGATATGCAAGTGCTCAACGAACAGGACGAAGTGATTCCGGGACTGTACTGCACCGGCATCATGGTCGGGGATATGTACACCAACTGCTACTCGACCCACTTCCCCGGGCACAACCTTGGCTGCACGTGTCTGACGTTTGGGTATTTGACCGGAGAGCGTTTGGCAAAAGGGCCGGAATAG